The window CGTACATTTACTAATCAAAGTTtgtggaaaaattaaaaattttcttaaataaaatgtgAACCTTCAAAATTCGTTAAGAGTTAAACTGTACTTCTCGCAAGTTGTTGCGACAAAAGATTTGGAAGTTAAAATTTGACAAAAGTATTAAATGTTTGCATAAAAAGTAAAACatgacggtcctcgggttagcctcccgctcagcccaagcctacTCCTCGGTCCCCACCTTcagtctcctcataaacatcctcacctgcatcgatcaagtctagtgagtctaaagactcaacacgtataaactggaagtaacaagtactacataataagatcatttgcaactttaaaatatgacatacatactttaaacttgaacttgcaatataaaacttgaacatacgtacatacatacttataCGTGCcacaaacttttcttaaacatgcttgcatacttgtacatgcttcaacatacataaacttcataattttacgtagagatatgtttcaatgtaagtgacccataacataattcgcctgatcagactaaaccacaatactgggatgacagggacgtatccactaccacatacatgagatccccgttcataatttaacggactaattggtccacgttcatgaTCTTACCCTTTACAAtctcgatctaaacccgttcataatttaacgggcggattggtctccgttcataatttaacgctttccaatcctaaacataatttggtcacaagacatttagcatacctcaaaaacttaaaatactttcttgcacgtcaaacatacttacttggcgttgagggattcgttggacttcgattggggacgttgctgcacatactaacatgaatttaaaatacttaacttgcattgcttagacgtaggtacacaTGCTCACCGCCAAACTCCATAAATAACTTAAGACGTACTAAAACACTCGGGAATTGACCTCATTTAAATCAATGTACTAAACCATCACATGAAATCCCAAAGCAATCAATTAAGTTTTTCCAaaacatgaagtacacggaccccgggtCTGGGttcgtgtatgggtccgtgtgtGTGCGCAAAGAAAGTACCAACAAAAGGAAGGGACACgaccccgtgccctggtccgGCCCCGGGTCCATGTAGGTGCGCAAAGTGGGATACTCGGGAAttgaagggacacggaccccgtgcccaggtccggctctgGGTCCGTGTATGTGCGCAAAAATGGCACCAATAAGAaataaaggcacggaccccgtgccagggtccgtgtacctgcgtaAGTTTGAAATCCACGAAAATTTAATACACATATTGCTTAGCACTCTAAACTCGATCGTACGGACtatgaaccgacaccccgaAACCCATcttagcatgccataacatcgaACCAAATTCGCACAAACACCCAACGCAACGATTTCCACCATACGACCGTACAAttcaaaaacgtggcaattgacagcaactcgtttcctacgacttctaatgcattcgagtgcctatcgacactaaacgacatatcgaataacatcccaacatcatactaagcatacatagacgcagcaacaatcacccgtcgatacccaacgaagcctgcaacaataaaatctcaagaacacatcaatacataattttctgaaaaacgcagtttgatcagtctcacgaaaaacgtcataactcactcaattattatccaaatatttcgaatttactgtcaaatcgaaggtataaaaaagttctacaatttttacATTGAAAGGattctcagaatcacgaccaAAACATAGCAGTATTTAAAAATACAGCAAAAaagagttttcagatctaaaaattatttcaaaactgatccataccattttctgctcaaacgacgaacgtcacacataaatttttacgcataaaaataacacaacacataatatgacaagatcgatgtagAAATAATAGAATATATGTGTCTTTTGATAATTTGAAATACCGTAAccacgataccgaagcggggagAGATGTGAGGTTGATCCGAGACGATCATGgtgctaaaatctttgaagaaaacacacgaaaatTCACTGGAAAATTAGAGGATAAGGGCGGctgctgaaattgaaagaaccctaggtttttctctcttttaaaaatctgaaaataagatgtgtagggtgtgttgtgtgttttagtgtgtgtaaaaacatgtaagtgtgtgtgagtgtgtgtaacgtgtgtgtgggtttttaattaggagaaattagtgctaaattaactaattaaaatactaattaaaggttaacacacactaatttaatgaaactcctcaattaaaataattacacactaattttaaaagttctaaactcttaaattactaaatacataaataaggcttttaaaatattaaaacttaataaattatttaaaatacatcaTCCTTAacctaaaataaaataccacattttaaattgctaaaaattatcaccggtcttttcctcgatcccgcctcgaataatcgcctgaacatgaaactcgaaaaacattttaacgtgcatcacataaacataaataattaaaaacaatgcattcaaataaatcatgcatggataaaactcaatttaacttaaataaatgctttaataattaaataaatgcatgagttatacgtgtacttAATTTTGGTAATACATCAATCATCCCCACCTCAGTTCAGGACCTCTTCACTTCAACCTTTACATTGTCTACATAGCAATAGCGTGAGGACTTCTGGTCCCCAAATACAACTCCCACGTGGTTCCCCATAGGATACTTCAGCTTTTGATGATAAGTGGAACTCACAGCTTGGAAGTCAGTCAGGGCCTGTGGACCCAATATCCCGTTGTACGAAGAAAGGGCATCTAACACATTAAAACACGTCATCTTCATGAAACGATGCGGTCCCGTTCCCAAAGATAAAGGAAGCATGATTTGTCTGATGGTTTGGACATCGTGTCCCGTGAAGCCAAATAAAGGCGTAGAGATGGGGTCAAACTCGAACCCTTCCACTTTCATTTGATCAAGAGTCGTTTTAAAAAGAATATTCACTGCGCTTCCGGTGCCAACAAATATTCTCGCCACGTCATAATTGGCGAAAGTTAGAGTTATTAGCAAGGCATCGTTGTGGGGTGCCACAATACCTTTCAGGTCCTCTGGTCCGAAGCTGATGGGGGGATCGGACTTGGGAGCTAGGTCTAACCCCATGCTCTCCAATCTCATACCGTGGGCTTTCCGAGCCCTTCCTGAATCACCGTTGGTTGCGCCACCGGATATCATGTGTATTACACCTCGGGTCGGGACATTGACTATTTGTACTACTTGAGGTCCCTGTTGTCGCTGAGGGGCTCGGCCCCCCTGGTTGGGTCGCTTATCTCTAGGTGGCGGTCTCTGATTTACCTAAGGACGTCCTCGACC of the Primulina eburnea isolate SZY01 unplaced genomic scaffold, ASM2296580v1 ctg424_ERROPOS5767910, whole genome shotgun sequence genome contains:
- the LOC140821122 gene encoding uncharacterized protein, translating into MISGGATNGDSGRARKAHGMRLESMGLDLAPKSDPPISFGPEDLKGIVAPHNDALLITLTFANYDVARIFVGTGSAVNILFKTTLDQMKVEGFEFDPISTPLFGFTGHDVQTIRQIMLPLSLGTGPHRFMKMTCFNVLDALSSYNGILGPQALTDFQAVSSTYHQKLKYPMGNHVGVVFGDQKSSRYCYVDNVKVEVKRS